The Pan paniscus chromosome 1, NHGRI_mPanPan1-v2.0_pri, whole genome shotgun sequence genome has a segment encoding these proteins:
- the LOC134730825 gene encoding uncharacterized protein LOC134730825, protein MGPVSFYGARRRPRFAARCESPSTTCCCRQGPRPLRTCGCCCCGARPAQSELAPSCVSPIRETRCPSPGKGPSLPRVASDSGTITLCCKDLRVLQLAIEGAEATLGIARSIEGLRLGDSWHFLPPERYCKRVAREVGAVVGAREGGSAGPGRGAGTGHSLGALDLASLLPALQTNAWRLSEVNEDFSLCPRYPRAVIVPHLVDDDALARSARFRQGGRFPVLSYHPAPSGRGSAPSPRSAPGWLRPFWAFSFWPGQFAA, encoded by the exons atgggtcCTGTG AGTTTCTACGGGGCCCGGAGGCGCCCCCGCTTCGCGGCACGCTGTGAGTCACCGTCCACCACCTGCTGCTGTCGCCAGGGCCCGCGTCCTCTCCGGACCTGTGGCTGCTGCTGTTGC GGGGCACGGCCAGCGCAGTCAGAGCTGGCGCCCTCCTGCGTAAGCCCAATCCGGGAAACTCGTTGCCCCTCTCCTGGGAAAGGACCGTCCCTCCCCAGGGTTGCGAGTGACTCGGGCACCATCACCCTGTGCTGTAAAGACCTGCGAGTGCTGCAGCTGGCAATAGAGGGCGCGGAAGCGACGCTGGGCATCGCCCGCTCCATCGAG GGCCTGAGATTGGGCGACTCCTGGCACTTCCTCCCGCCCGAACGCTACTGCAAGAGAGTAGCTCGCGAAGTGGGCGCGGTCGTAGGGGCCCGGGAAGGTGGAAGCGCCGGGCCTGGAAGAGGCGCGGGGACAGGGCACTCCCTGGGTGCCCTAGACCTGGCCTCTCTCCTCCCTGCGCTGCAGACCAACGCGTGGCGGCTGAGCGAGGTGAACGAGGACTTCAGCTTGTGCCCCAGATACCCCCGTGCGGTGATCGTGCCACACTTGGTGGACGATGATGCCCTGGCGCGCAGCGCCCGCTTCCGTCAGGGAGGTCGCTTCCCGGTGCTCAGCTACCACCCGGCTCCCAGCGGCAGAGGGAGCGCGCCCTCCCCACGCTCCGCCCCTGGGTGGCTGCGTCCTTTCTGGGCCTTTTCTTTTTGGCCCGGTCAATTCGCGGCGTAG